A genomic window from Streptomyces sp. HUAS YS2 includes:
- the bldC gene encoding developmental transcriptional regulator BldC has protein sequence MTARTPDAEPLLTPAEVATMFRVDPKTVTRWAKAGKLTSIRTLGGHRRYREAEVRALLAGIPQQRSEA, from the coding sequence ATGACCGCTCGCACCCCTGATGCCGAGCCGCTGCTGACCCCCGCCGAGGTTGCCACGATGTTCCGCGTGGACCCGAAGACGGTGACCCGTTGGGCGAAGGCGGGCAAGCTCACGTCCATCCGGACGCTGGGTGGGCACCGCCGCTACCGCGAGGCAGAGGTCCGCGCACTGCTGGCGGGTATCCCGCAGCAGCGCAGCGAGGCCTGA
- the purM gene encoding phosphoribosylformylglycinamidine cyclo-ligase: protein MTETTGAAGGASYAAAGVDIEAGDRAVELMKEWVKKTQRPEVLGGLGGFAGLFDASALKRFERPLLASATDGVGTKVDIARQMGVYDTIGHDLVAMVMDDIVVCGAEPLFMTDYICVGKVHPERVAAIVKGIAEGCVLAGCALVGGETAEHPGLLGPDDFDVAGAGTGVVEYDRLLGPDRIRTGDAVIAMASSGLHSNGYSLVRHVVFDRAGMTLDQRVEELGRTLGEELLEPTKIYSLDCLALTRTTDVHAFSHITGGGLAANLARVIPDGLHATVDRSTWTPGAIFDLVGKAGQVERLELEKTLNMGVGMMAVVPADSVDVALATLADRGVESWVAGEITERGDHATGAELVGDYAN, encoded by the coding sequence ATGACTGAGACCACCGGTGCCGCGGGCGGCGCCAGCTACGCCGCCGCGGGCGTCGACATCGAGGCGGGCGACCGCGCCGTCGAGCTCATGAAGGAGTGGGTGAAGAAGACGCAGCGCCCCGAGGTCCTCGGCGGCCTCGGCGGCTTCGCCGGCCTCTTCGACGCCTCCGCCCTCAAGCGCTTCGAGCGGCCGCTGCTCGCCTCCGCGACCGACGGTGTCGGCACGAAGGTCGACATCGCCCGCCAGATGGGCGTGTACGACACGATCGGCCACGACCTGGTCGCGATGGTCATGGACGACATCGTCGTCTGCGGCGCCGAGCCGCTCTTCATGACCGACTACATCTGCGTCGGCAAGGTGCACCCCGAGCGGGTCGCCGCCATCGTGAAGGGCATCGCCGAGGGCTGCGTCCTGGCCGGCTGCGCGCTGGTCGGCGGCGAGACCGCGGAGCACCCGGGCCTGCTCGGCCCGGACGACTTCGACGTCGCCGGGGCGGGCACGGGTGTCGTGGAGTACGACCGGCTGCTCGGCCCGGATCGCATCCGTACGGGTGACGCGGTCATCGCGATGGCCTCGTCCGGTCTTCACTCCAACGGGTACTCGCTCGTCCGTCACGTGGTCTTCGACCGCGCCGGCATGACCCTCGACCAGCGGGTCGAGGAGCTGGGCCGGACGCTGGGCGAGGAGCTCCTGGAGCCGACAAAGATCTACTCGCTGGACTGCCTGGCGCTCACCCGGACCACCGACGTGCACGCCTTCAGCCACATCACGGGCGGCGGCCTGGCCGCCAACCTGGCACGGGTGATCCCGGACGGGCTGCACGCCACGGTCGACCGTTCGACCTGGACCCCGGGCGCGATCTTCGACCTGGTCGGCAAGGCCGGACAGGTCGAGCGCCTGGAGCTGGAGAAGACCCTGAACATGGGCGTCGGCATGATGGCCGTGGTGCCCGCCGACTCCGTCGACGTGGCCCTGGCCACGCTCGCGGACCGCGGCGTGGAGTCCTGGGTCGCCGGCGAGATCACCGAGCGCGGCGACCACGCCACCGGCGCGGAGCTGGTCGGCGACTACGCGAACTGA
- the purF gene encoding amidophosphoribosyltransferase, giving the protein MPRGDGRLNHDLLPGEKGPQDACGVFGVWAPGEEVAKLTYFGLYALQHRGQESAGIAVSNGSQILVFKDMGLVSQVFDETSLGSLQGHIAVGHARYSTTGASVWENAQPTFRATAHGSIALGHNGNLVNTARLAEMVADLPKKDGRSTQVAATNDTDLVTALLAGQVDEDGKPLTIEQAAAKILPEVRGAFSLVFMDEHTLYAARDPQGIRPLVLGRLERGWVVASESAALDICGASFVREVEPGEMIAIDENGIRTSRFAEAKPKGCVFEYVYLARPDTDIAGRNVYLSRVEMGRRLAKEAPVEADLVIATPESGTPAAIGYAEASGIPFGAGLVKNAYVGRTFIQPSQTIRQLGIRLKLNPLKEVIKGKKLVVVDDSIVRGNTQRALVRMLREAGAAEVHIRISSPPVKWPCFFGIDFATRAELIANGMSVEEIGKSLGADSLSYISIDGMIEATTIAKPNLCRACFDGEYPMELPDPELLGKQLLETELAAGPAATAAADALRRP; this is encoded by the coding sequence GTGCCACGTGGTGACGGTCGACTCAATCACGATCTGCTCCCCGGCGAGAAAGGCCCCCAGGACGCGTGTGGCGTCTTCGGTGTCTGGGCTCCGGGTGAAGAGGTCGCAAAGCTCACGTACTTCGGGCTCTACGCCCTCCAGCATCGGGGTCAGGAATCCGCGGGAATCGCGGTCAGCAACGGCTCCCAGATCCTCGTCTTCAAGGACATGGGCCTCGTGTCCCAGGTCTTCGACGAGACCTCTCTCGGTTCCCTCCAAGGTCATATCGCGGTCGGTCACGCCCGCTACTCGACCACCGGGGCATCCGTGTGGGAGAACGCGCAGCCGACGTTCCGGGCGACCGCCCACGGCTCCATCGCGCTCGGCCACAACGGCAACCTGGTGAACACGGCGCGACTCGCCGAGATGGTCGCCGACCTTCCCAAGAAGGACGGGCGCTCCACCCAGGTCGCCGCCACCAACGACACCGACCTCGTCACCGCGCTGCTCGCGGGCCAGGTCGACGAGGACGGCAAGCCGCTCACCATCGAGCAGGCCGCCGCGAAGATCCTCCCCGAGGTCCGGGGCGCCTTCTCCCTCGTCTTCATGGACGAGCACACGCTCTACGCGGCCCGTGACCCGCAGGGCATCCGCCCGCTGGTCCTCGGCCGTCTGGAGCGCGGCTGGGTGGTCGCGTCCGAGTCCGCCGCCCTCGACATCTGCGGCGCCAGCTTCGTCCGCGAGGTCGAGCCGGGCGAGATGATCGCGATCGACGAGAACGGCATCCGCACCTCTCGATTCGCGGAAGCGAAGCCCAAGGGCTGTGTCTTCGAGTACGTGTATCTGGCGCGTCCCGACACCGACATCGCCGGCCGGAACGTCTACCTCTCCCGCGTGGAGATGGGCCGCCGCCTCGCCAAGGAGGCGCCGGTCGAGGCCGACCTGGTCATAGCGACGCCGGAGTCCGGCACCCCGGCCGCGATCGGCTACGCGGAGGCCTCCGGCATCCCGTTCGGCGCCGGCCTGGTCAAGAACGCCTACGTCGGCCGGACCTTCATCCAGCCCTCGCAGACCATCCGCCAGCTCGGTATCCGGCTGAAGCTGAACCCCCTGAAGGAAGTCATCAAGGGGAAGAAGCTCGTGGTCGTGGACGACTCGATCGTCCGCGGCAACACCCAGCGGGCCCTCGTCCGGATGCTGCGCGAGGCGGGCGCCGCCGAGGTCCACATCCGGATCTCCTCCCCGCCGGTGAAGTGGCCGTGCTTCTTCGGCATCGACTTCGCCACCCGCGCGGAGCTGATCGCCAACGGCATGTCGGTCGAGGAGATCGGCAAGTCGCTGGGCGCGGACTCGCTCTCGTACATCTCCATCGACGGGATGATCGAGGCGACCACCATCGCCAAGCCGAACCTCTGCCGGGCCTGCTTCGACGGCGAGTACCCGATGGAGCTGCCGGACCCGGAGCTGCTCGGCAAGCAGCTCCTCGAGACCGAGCTGGCGGCGGGACCCGCTGCCACCGCGGCCGCCGACGCCCTGCGTCGCCCGTAA
- a CDS encoding DsbA family protein, whose product MSRSKSITTVAGVAVAAAVLGLVSYTATRPDPRGSGAGTSAAAEPTVGVFPELESYARRDASDGLALGRADAPVVLIEYADFKCGYCGQFARGTEQLLVAMYVEQGILRIEWRNFPIFGEESEAAARASWAAGQQGRFWEFHRAAYAEGTKEKGFGKERLAALAQQAGVPDLAKFAADTESAAAREAVAADQEQGYSLGATSTPSFLVNGRPIAGAQPLDTFTEAIEAAARAAKAKGTKAAGPSASGTPAPSPTGSAAR is encoded by the coding sequence ATGTCCAGGTCCAAGTCGATCACCACCGTCGCCGGGGTGGCCGTGGCCGCCGCCGTGCTCGGCCTCGTCTCGTACACCGCCACCAGGCCCGACCCCCGCGGCTCCGGCGCCGGCACGTCCGCCGCCGCCGAGCCGACCGTCGGCGTCTTCCCCGAGCTGGAGTCGTACGCCCGCCGCGACGCCTCCGACGGGCTCGCGCTCGGACGCGCCGACGCGCCCGTCGTGCTCATCGAGTACGCGGACTTCAAGTGCGGGTACTGCGGGCAGTTCGCCCGGGGCACGGAGCAGCTCCTGGTGGCGATGTACGTCGAGCAGGGCATCCTGCGCATCGAGTGGCGGAACTTCCCGATCTTCGGCGAGGAGTCTGAGGCCGCGGCCCGCGCCTCGTGGGCGGCGGGGCAGCAGGGGCGGTTCTGGGAGTTCCACCGGGCGGCGTACGCCGAGGGCACGAAGGAGAAGGGCTTCGGCAAGGAGCGGCTCGCGGCGCTCGCGCAGCAGGCCGGGGTCCCTGACCTGGCGAAGTTCGCCGCGGACACGGAGAGCGCGGCGGCCCGCGAGGCCGTCGCCGCGGACCAGGAGCAGGGGTACTCGCTGGGGGCGACGTCCACCCCGTCCTTCCTGGTGAACGGCCGCCCCATCGCCGGCGCGCAGCCCCTCGACACGTTCACCGAGGCCATCGAGGCGGCGGCGCGGGCCGCCAAGGCGAAGGGCACGAAGGCCGCCGGACCGTCGGCGTCCGGGACCCCGGCGCCGTCCCCGACCGGGTCGGCGGCGCGATGA
- a CDS encoding DUF3073 domain-containing protein yields MGRGRAKAKQTKVARQLKYSSGGTDLSRLANELGASTSNQPPNGEPFEDDDEEDDPYAQYADLYNEDDEDEDDESGPAASQRRA; encoded by the coding sequence ATGGGGCGCGGCCGGGCAAAGGCCAAGCAGACGAAGGTCGCCCGCCAGCTGAAGTACAGCAGCGGCGGGACTGACCTGTCGCGTCTGGCCAACGAGCTGGGCGCATCGACTTCGAACCAGCCGCCGAATGGCGAGCCGTTCGAGGACGACGACGAGGAAGACGACCCGTACGCGCAGTACGCGGATCTCTACAACGAGGACGACGAGGACGAGGACGACGAGTCCGGTCCTGCGGCGTCCCAGCGTCGCGCTTGA
- a CDS encoding metallopeptidase family protein, which translates to MLEMTREAFEELVSQALDTIPPELTRVMDNVAVFVEDEPDPSDPELLGLYEGTPLTERGEWYAGVLPDRISIYMGPTLRYCETAEDVVHEVAVTVVHEVAHHFGIEDERLHELGWG; encoded by the coding sequence GTGCTGGAGATGACACGCGAGGCGTTCGAAGAGCTGGTGAGCCAGGCCCTGGACACGATCCCGCCGGAACTGACGCGGGTCATGGACAACGTGGCGGTGTTCGTCGAGGACGAACCCGATCCGTCCGACCCCGAACTGCTGGGCCTCTACGAGGGAACCCCGCTCACGGAGCGCGGGGAGTGGTACGCCGGGGTGCTTCCCGACCGGATCTCCATCTACATGGGGCCGACGCTGCGCTACTGCGAGACGGCGGAGGACGTGGTCCACGAGGTCGCGGTGACCGTCGTGCACGAGGTGGCGCACCACTTCGGCATCGAGGACGAGCGGCTCCACGAGCTGGGCTGGGGCTGA
- a CDS encoding DUF6274 family protein — MAAAATARHETGALLRAHLAAASRYGHVTRTCPVCHRLLRLAMELPEVPKPSEPPAPPPAADGTESGTEDEVEGGAESPADT, encoded by the coding sequence ATGGCGGCTGCGGCGACGGCGAGGCACGAGACCGGCGCGCTGCTGCGCGCGCATCTGGCGGCCGCGTCCCGGTACGGGCACGTCACACGCACCTGTCCGGTCTGCCATCGCCTCCTGCGCCTCGCCATGGAGCTTCCGGAGGTTCCGAAGCCCTCCGAGCCTCCCGCACCCCCGCCGGCCGCGGACGGGACCGAGAGCGGGACCGAGGACGAGGTCGAGGGCGGGGCCGAAAGTCCCGCCGACACGTGA
- the hrpA gene encoding ATP-dependent RNA helicase HrpA has translation MSTSFAALQTVLAEVSLRDAHRLGRRLEGARRIRKPEAREAVLDEIAAEAGKAKERVDGRATRVPTVTYPEQLPVSQKKDEILEAIRDHQVVIVAGETGSGKTTQIPKICLELGRGVRGMIGHTQPRRIAARTVAERVAEELRTPLGEAVGWKVRFTDQVNPDATFVKLMTDGILLAEIQTDRELRAYDTIIIDEAHERSLNIDFLLGYLAQLLPKRPDLKVVITSATIDPERFSRHFGDAPIVEVSGRTYPVEVRYRPLLEEDSEEADRDQITAICDAVDELQGEGAGDILVFLSGEREIRDTADALIKKKLRNTEVLPLYARLSHAEQHRVFQAHTGRRIVLATNVAETSLTVPGIKYVIDPGTARISRYSHRTKVQRLPIEPVSQASANQRKGRCGRTSDGICIRLYSEDDFVSRPEFTDAEILRTNLASVILQMTAAGLGDIEKFPFIDPPDHRNIRDGVQLLQELGALDLAEKSPREGKRGQRLTQQGRKLAQLPVDPRLARMVLEADKNGCVREVMVIAAALSIQDPRERPAEKQAQADQQHARFKDETSDFLAFLNLWRYVREQQKERGSSSFRRMCKQEYLNFLRIREWQDIYAQLRTVAKQMGIHVNEEDAPELSVHTSLLAGLLSHVGMKDVKEGAKNEYLGARNAKFAIFPGSALFKKPPRFVMSAELVETSRLWARVNAKVEPEWIEPLAQHLVKKTYSEPHWEKDQAAVMAIEKVTLYGVPIVTDRKVNYGRIDPEVSRDLFIRNALVEGDWRTHHKFFADNRKLLTEVEELEHRARRRDILVDDETLFDFYDKRVPEHVVSGAHFDSWWKHKRHEEPEFLDFEREMLINEKAGAVTKADYPDSWRQGQLKFRVTYQFEPGADADGVTVHIPLQVLNQVTDEGFEWQIPGLRPEVVTELIRSLPKPIRRNYVPAPNFAGRFLDTVVPVQEPLATALARELQRMVGVPVTPEDFDWAKVPEHLKITFRIVDERRRKLAEDKDLEALKLKLRPKARQALSKAAAAATAGPSGSGQSLERTGLTDWTIGTLTKVFETRRAGQPVKAYPALVDAGETVSVRLFDTEAEQAAAMWQGTRKLIMLNIPVNPAKFASDKLTNQQKLALSRNPHGNVQALFEDCATAAADRLIADHGGPAWDEESFRKLFDKVRADLVELTIRTVGQVQQILAAWQACERRLKATNSLALINNVTDVRNQLAWLVPAGFVTRTGLRRLPDLMRYLVAADRRLQQMPTGAQRDTTRMEKVHEMLDEYAWLLEQLPKGRPVPTEVTDIRWMIEELRVSYFAHALGTAYPVSDKRIVKAIDAAAP, from the coding sequence ATGTCTACTTCCTTCGCCGCCCTCCAGACCGTTCTGGCCGAGGTCTCGCTGCGGGACGCCCACCGGCTCGGCCGCCGTCTCGAAGGCGCCCGCCGCATCCGCAAGCCCGAGGCCCGCGAGGCCGTGCTGGACGAGATCGCCGCCGAGGCCGGCAAGGCCAAGGAGCGCGTCGACGGGCGCGCCACCCGCGTGCCCACGGTCACGTACCCCGAGCAGCTGCCCGTCTCCCAGAAGAAGGACGAGATCCTGGAGGCGATACGCGACCACCAGGTCGTGATCGTCGCCGGTGAGACGGGCTCCGGAAAGACGACCCAGATCCCCAAGATCTGCCTGGAGCTGGGCCGCGGCGTACGGGGCATGATCGGCCACACGCAGCCCCGCCGGATCGCCGCCCGCACGGTCGCCGAACGCGTCGCGGAAGAGCTGCGGACCCCGCTCGGCGAGGCGGTCGGCTGGAAGGTCCGGTTCACCGACCAGGTCAACCCGGACGCGACCTTCGTCAAGCTGATGACGGACGGCATCCTGCTCGCCGAGATCCAGACGGACCGCGAGCTGCGCGCCTACGACACGATCATCATCGATGAGGCCCACGAGCGGTCCCTCAACATCGACTTCCTGCTCGGCTATCTGGCCCAGCTGCTCCCGAAGCGCCCCGACCTCAAGGTCGTGATCACCTCCGCGACCATCGACCCCGAGCGCTTCTCCCGCCACTTCGGCGACGCGCCGATCGTCGAGGTCAGCGGCCGTACGTACCCCGTCGAGGTTCGGTACCGCCCCCTCCTGGAGGAGGACTCCGAAGAAGCGGACCGGGACCAGATCACCGCGATCTGCGACGCCGTGGACGAGCTCCAGGGCGAGGGCGCCGGCGACATCCTGGTCTTCCTCTCCGGCGAGCGGGAGATCCGCGACACCGCGGACGCGCTGATCAAGAAGAAGCTGCGGAACACCGAGGTCCTCCCTCTCTACGCGCGCCTCTCGCACGCCGAGCAGCATCGCGTCTTCCAGGCGCACACCGGCCGCCGGATCGTCCTCGCGACCAACGTCGCCGAGACGTCCCTCACCGTCCCCGGCATCAAGTACGTGATCGACCCGGGCACCGCCCGGATCTCCCGGTACTCGCACCGCACCAAGGTCCAGCGACTGCCGATCGAGCCGGTCAGCCAGGCCAGCGCCAACCAGCGCAAGGGCCGCTGCGGCCGTACGTCGGACGGCATCTGCATCCGCCTCTACTCGGAGGACGACTTCGTCTCCCGGCCGGAGTTCACGGACGCGGAGATCCTCCGTACGAACCTGGCGTCCGTCATCCTCCAGATGACCGCGGCCGGCCTCGGCGACATCGAGAAGTTCCCCTTCATCGACCCGCCGGACCACCGCAACATCCGCGACGGCGTGCAGCTCCTCCAGGAGCTCGGGGCTCTGGACCTGGCGGAGAAGTCCCCCCGAGAGGGGAAGCGGGGGCAGCGGCTCACCCAGCAGGGCCGGAAGCTCGCCCAGCTCCCCGTCGACCCGCGCCTCGCCCGCATGGTCCTGGAGGCGGACAAGAACGGCTGCGTGCGCGAGGTCATGGTGATCGCCGCCGCGCTGTCCATCCAGGACCCGCGCGAGCGGCCGGCCGAGAAGCAGGCGCAGGCCGACCAGCAGCACGCCCGCTTCAAGGACGAGACGAGCGACTTCCTCGCCTTCCTCAACCTCTGGCGCTACGTCCGCGAGCAGCAGAAGGAGCGCGGCTCGTCCTCCTTCCGCCGGATGTGCAAGCAGGAGTACCTGAACTTCCTGCGGATCCGCGAGTGGCAGGACATCTACGCCCAGCTGCGGACGGTCGCCAAGCAGATGGGCATCCACGTCAACGAGGAGGACGCGCCGGAGCTGTCCGTCCACACCTCGCTCCTCGCCGGCCTCCTTTCGCACGTCGGCATGAAGGACGTGAAGGAGGGTGCCAAGAACGAGTACCTGGGCGCGCGCAACGCCAAGTTCGCGATCTTCCCCGGCTCGGCGCTGTTCAAGAAGCCGCCGCGGTTCGTCATGTCCGCCGAGCTGGTGGAGACCTCGCGCCTGTGGGCCCGGGTCAACGCCAAGGTCGAGCCGGAGTGGATCGAGCCGCTCGCGCAGCACCTCGTGAAGAAGACGTACAGCGAGCCGCACTGGGAGAAGGACCAGGCGGCGGTCATGGCGATCGAGAAGGTGACGCTGTACGGCGTCCCGATCGTCACCGACCGCAAGGTGAACTACGGCCGGATCGACCCCGAGGTCTCCCGCGACCTGTTCATCCGCAACGCGCTCGTCGAGGGCGACTGGCGCACGCACCACAAGTTCTTCGCCGACAACCGCAAACTCCTCACCGAGGTCGAGGAGTTGGAGCACCGGGCCCGCCGCCGGGACATCCTCGTCGACGACGAGACGCTCTTCGACTTCTACGACAAGCGGGTGCCCGAACACGTCGTGTCGGGCGCGCACTTCGACTCCTGGTGGAAGCACAAGCGCCACGAGGAACCCGAGTTCCTCGACTTCGAGCGCGAGATGCTCATCAACGAGAAGGCCGGGGCGGTCACCAAGGCCGACTATCCGGACTCGTGGCGCCAGGGGCAGCTGAAGTTCCGGGTGACGTACCAGTTCGAGCCGGGCGCGGACGCGGACGGCGTGACCGTCCACATCCCGCTCCAGGTGCTCAACCAGGTCACCGACGAGGGCTTCGAGTGGCAGATCCCGGGCCTGCGCCCGGAGGTCGTGACCGAGCTGATCCGCTCGCTGCCGAAGCCGATCCGCCGCAACTACGTCCCGGCGCCGAACTTCGCGGGCCGCTTCCTGGACACCGTCGTGCCCGTGCAGGAGCCGCTGGCGACGGCGCTGGCCCGCGAGCTGCAGCGGATGGTCGGGGTGCCGGTCACGCCCGAGGACTTCGACTGGGCGAAGGTCCCCGAGCACCTCAAGATCACCTTCCGGATCGTCGACGAGCGACGCCGCAAGCTCGCCGAGGACAAGGACCTGGAGGCGCTGAAGCTGAAGCTGCGCCCCAAGGCCCGCCAGGCGCTCTCCAAGGCCGCCGCGGCGGCCACGGCCGGCCCGAGCGGCTCCGGGCAGTCCCTGGAGCGCACGGGGCTCACCGACTGGACGATCGGCACGCTGACGAAGGTCTTCGAGACCCGTCGGGCCGGCCAGCCGGTCAAGGCGTACCCGGCGCTCGTGGACGCGGGCGAGACCGTCTCCGTACGGCTCTTCGACACGGAGGCCGAGCAGGCGGCGGCGATGTGGCAGGGCACCCGGAAGCTGATCATGCTGAACATCCCGGTGAACCCCGCGAAGTTCGCCTCGGACAAGCTCACCAACCAGCAGAAGCTGGCGCTCTCCCGGAACCCGCACGGCAACGTCCAGGCGCTGTTCGAGGACTGTGCGACGGCGGCGGCGGACCGGCTGATCGCGGATCACGGAGGTCCGGCTTGGGACGAGGAGTCGTTCCGGAAGCTGTTCGACAAGGTCCGCGCGGACCTCGTCGAGCTGACCATCCGCACGGTCGGACAGGTGCAGCAGATCCTTGCCGCCTGGCAGGCCTGTGAGCGCCGCCTGAAGGCGACGAACAGCCTGGCCCTGATCAACAACGTGACGGACGTCCGGAACCAGCTCGCCTGGCTCGTGCCGGCCGGCTTCGTCACCCGCACGGGCCTGCGGCGGCTGCCGGACCTGATGCGCTATCTGGTCGCGGCCGACCGCCGCCTCCAGCAGATGCCGACGGGCGCGCAGCGGGACACCACCCGCATGGAGAAGGTCCACGAGATGCTCGACGAGTACGCCTGGCTGCTCGAACAGCTCCCGAAGGGCCGCCCGGTGCCGACCGAGGTCACCGACATCCGCTGGATGATCGAGGAGCTGCGGGTGAGCTACTTCGCGCACGCGCTGGGTACGGCGTACCCGGTCTCGGACAAGCGGATCGTGAAGGCGATCGACGCGGCGGCACCGTAG
- a CDS encoding Leu/Phe/Val dehydrogenase, whose translation MTDVTDGVLHTLFHSEQGGHEQVVLCQDRASGLKAVIAIHSTALGPALGGTRFYPYASEAEAVADALNLSRGMSYKNAMAGLEHGGGKAVIIGDPEKIKSEELLLAYGRFVASLGGRYVTACDVGTYVADMDVVARENRWTTGRSPENGGAGDSSVLTAFGVFQGMRASAQAVWGDPTLRGRKVGVAGVGKVGHYLVEHLLSDGAEVVVTDVREESIRRITDKHPQVTVVADTDALIRVEGLDVYAPCALGGALNDDTVPVLTAKVVCGAANNQLAHPGVEKDLADRGILYAPDYVVNAGGVIQVADELHGFDFDRCKAKATKIFDTTLEIFARAKSDGVPPAAAADRIAEQRMAEARRG comes from the coding sequence GTGACCGATGTGACCGACGGCGTCCTGCACACCCTGTTCCACTCGGAGCAGGGAGGCCACGAACAAGTCGTGCTGTGCCAGGACCGCGCCTCCGGCCTGAAGGCCGTCATCGCCATCCACTCCACCGCTCTGGGCCCGGCCCTCGGCGGCACCCGCTTCTACCCGTACGCCTCCGAGGCCGAGGCCGTCGCCGACGCGCTGAACCTCTCGCGCGGGATGTCGTACAAGAACGCCATGGCCGGCCTGGAGCACGGCGGCGGCAAGGCCGTGATCATCGGCGACCCGGAGAAGATCAAGTCGGAGGAGCTGCTGCTGGCCTACGGCCGGTTCGTTGCCTCCCTCGGCGGCCGGTACGTGACGGCCTGCGACGTCGGCACCTACGTGGCCGACATGGACGTCGTCGCCCGCGAGAACCGCTGGACCACCGGCCGCTCCCCCGAGAACGGCGGCGCCGGCGACTCCTCGGTGCTCACCGCCTTCGGCGTCTTCCAGGGCATGCGGGCCTCCGCGCAGGCCGTCTGGGGCGACCCGACGCTGCGCGGCCGCAAGGTCGGCGTCGCGGGTGTCGGCAAGGTCGGCCACTACCTCGTCGAGCACCTCCTGTCGGACGGCGCCGAGGTCGTCGTCACGGACGTCCGCGAGGAGTCGATCCGCCGGATCACCGACAAGCACCCGCAGGTCACCGTCGTCGCCGACACCGACGCGCTGATCCGTGTCGAGGGCCTGGACGTGTATGCGCCGTGTGCGCTGGGTGGCGCCCTGAACGACGACACCGTGCCCGTGCTGACCGCCAAGGTGGTCTGCGGCGCGGCCAACAACCAGCTCGCCCACCCGGGCGTCGAGAAGGACCTCGCGGACCGCGGGATCCTCTACGCGCCGGACTACGTGGTCAACGCCGGTGGCGTGATCCAGGTGGCCGACGAGCTGCACGGCTTCGACTTCGACCGCTGCAAGGCGAAGGCGACGAAGATCTTCGACACCACCCTCGAGATCTTCGCACGTGCGAAGTCCGATGGCGTTCCGCCGGCCGCCGCGGCCGACCGGATCGCCGAGCAGCGGATGGCCGAGGCACGCCGCGGCTGA
- a CDS encoding cytochrome c biogenesis CcdA family protein produces MTGDIGYLAALLGGLLALLSPCSALLLPAFFAYSIDSPGRLLARTGIFYAGLATTLVPLGAAGSFAGRLFYGHRDLLVTAGGWLIIGLGLLQILGLGFASRRIAEVSGRIRPTTALSVYALGLVYGLAGFCAGPILGSVLTVAALSGSPAYGGLLLAVYALGMAVPLFVLALLWERYDLGRRRWLRGRPIRLGRFELHSTSLLSGLFFVVLGTLFLVFDGTTALPGLLSVDDSFAVEQRVAAVGRTVPDWALLVGLVAVVATGFAVRSLRAGRMDGAGRAGGAGRAGRMDGAGRREREEA; encoded by the coding sequence ATGACCGGCGACATCGGCTATCTGGCCGCCCTCCTGGGCGGCCTGCTCGCGCTGCTCAGCCCGTGCAGCGCGCTGCTCCTCCCGGCGTTCTTCGCGTACTCGATCGACTCGCCGGGCCGGCTGCTCGCCCGCACCGGGATCTTCTACGCGGGCCTCGCCACGACCCTCGTGCCGCTGGGCGCGGCCGGCTCCTTCGCCGGCCGGCTGTTCTACGGCCACCGGGACCTGCTGGTGACCGCCGGCGGCTGGCTGATCATCGGGCTCGGCCTGCTGCAGATCCTCGGCCTGGGCTTCGCGTCGCGTCGGATCGCCGAGGTCAGCGGCCGGATCCGGCCGACCACGGCACTCTCGGTGTACGCCCTGGGGCTGGTGTACGGCCTCGCCGGCTTCTGCGCGGGCCCGATCCTCGGCAGCGTCCTGACGGTGGCGGCGCTGAGCGGCAGCCCGGCGTACGGCGGGCTCCTTCTCGCGGTGTACGCCCTGGGGATGGCCGTTCCGCTGTTCGTGCTGGCACTGCTGTGGGAGCGGTACGACCTGGGGCGGCGGCGCTGGCTGCGCGGCCGGCCGATCCGGCTGGGCCGCTTCGAACTGCACTCGACCTCGCTGCTGTCCGGGCTGTTCTTCGTGGTGCTCGGCACGCTCTTCCTGGTCTTCGACGGCACGACGGCCCTGCCCGGGCTGCTGTCGGTGGACGACTCGTTCGCCGTGGAGCAGCGGGTGGCGGCGGTGGGCCGTACGGTCCCGGACTGGGCGCTGCTGGTGGGGCTGGTCGCAGTGGTGGCGACGGGGTTCGCGGTGCGGAGCCTGCGGGCGGGCCGGATGGACGGCGCGGGCCGGGCGGGCGGCGCGGGTCGGGCGGGCCGGATGGACGGCGCGGGTCGGCGGGAGCGCGAGGAGGCATGA